The DNA sequence ATCAATGGCCAACATCCGTTTTCCATTTCCAATACGACCGATCACATTGCCAAGCCCGTCAAACCGAACTTCATCAAAACCGGCTGTGAGCATCTGTTTTTTTATTTCATGAACAACTTCTTTTTCACCACCACTCATTGATTTGATTTTCACCAAAGCTGAAAGGTTTTCGGCAGTAAATGCACTGTATTTGTTTGCAAGAGCAACAATTTCTTTACTATTCACCATTTGATCTTCTTTTATTTTTATCGGTGCAAACGTACAAACTTCTTAAATGATAAAGCCCAAGAAGTAAGAACTTTCTTTACATGATTGTATCCCGGACTTTTTACATAGCCGGGTATTGAAATTTCCGGCAAAAATCAAAGGACGCCGGAAAAAATGGATTAGATTTACCTGACCAGAATTTCACCATACATTACTCCTATTTCAAATCATTGTAGTAATTTAGCCCTCTCGAAATTATTTTATTTATCCTAAATTTTTAATCACATGAAAAAATTCCAATGGTTGGTATTATTAACCATCATCATCAGTATCAATGCCTGTCAGCAGGCCGGCGAAAAAACGAAGGCTGACAAAATCATCGAAAAACCCTTACTCAACCTCACCTCCGACCGCGTGACTCCGGAAGTCCTCTGGGCATTTGGTCGGCTAAGCGACCCACAGGTGTCCCCTGACGGGCAATCAATCCTCTACGGAGTAACTTATTACAGCATCGAAGAAAACAAGGGAAACCGGGAGTTGTACACGATTAATGTGGACGGCAGCGGACTAAAGCGAATTACTACTTCGCCAAAAAGTGAATTCAACGCTGTTTGGCGGCCCGACGGGGAAAAGATTGGCTACCTGAGTTCCGAAAGTGGCTCGGTGCAATTGTGGGAGATGAATCCCGACGGAACCGGTAATAAGCAGATTAGCGATATTGCCGATGGAATTTCAGGATTCAAGTACTCGCCTGATCAGACCAAAATTGTTTATGCTAAAGAACTACCCATCGAAAATAAATTCAAAGACCTGTATGAAGGGCTTCCCCAGGCTTCCGGAAAGTTGAATGATGACCTCATGTATCGCCATTGGGATAGCTGGGTGGAAACCTACAGCCATGTTTTTGTGGCCGATTATGATGGTAATAAAGTGTGGAACGATAAAGACATTTTGGAAGGAGAACCATATGACTCTCCACAAAAACCGTTTGGCGGAATGGAAGAAATTAACTGGAGTCCGGATAGCAAAATGATTGCTTACACTTGTAAAAAGCTAAGTGGTAAAGCTTATTCACTTTCTACAAATTCCGACATTTATCTGTACAATATCGAAAAAGGCCAAACCACAAACACCACTGAGGGTATGATGGGTTATGACCTTGTACCGATATTTTCGCCTGATGGCAAGTACCTCGCCTGGCAAAGCATGGAGCGCGATGGGTATGAATCAGATCAGTCAAGACTTTTCATTATTAACCTGGAAACCGGTGAAAAAAAGTTTGCCACTAAAACCCTGGATCTGGATGTAAGGAGCTTTGAATGGACTCCGGCGAGCGATGGAATTCATTTCATCTGCGATGTCCAGGGTACAATGCAAATTTATCACTACAGCATGGGTGATGGAAATATCCGCAAAATCACTGACGGACTGCACGATATCACAAGTGCGACATTAGCCGGTAATGTGCTGATTGGTGAAAAACAAACCATGGCACTACCTGCTGAGTTGTTTGCGTTTGATCCGATGACAGGAGAGGAAAGACAGATTACCTTTACGAACAAAGAGTTACTCGATACACTGGTTATGGGTAAAACCGAAGGCCGGTGGATGACTACTCACGATGGCGAACAGATGCTTACCTGGATCATTTACCCGCCAAATTTCGACCCCAACAAGAAATACCCAGCACTTCTTTACTGCAAAGGAGGACCACAGGGTCCACTCAGTCAGAATTTCCACTATCGCTGGAATTACCAGATTATGGCAGCCAACGATTACATTATCGTGGCTCCTAACCGCAGGGGTGTTTCAGGATTCGGCCAGGCCTGGCAGGAGCAGATCAGCCGCGATTACCACGGAAAATCAATGCAGGATTATCTCACTGCCATTGATGAAATGGCCAAAGAGCCTTTTATTGACCCAAACCGGCTGGGTGCAATCGGCGCAAGTGCCGGCGGTCATGCTGTTTACTACCTGGCTGGCAATCACAATGGCCGTTTTAAAGCTTTCATCGCCCACGACGGAATCTTCAACAAAGAAGCCCAATACCTCGAAACCGAAGAGATGTGGTTTGCCAACTGGGATATGGGCGGGCCTTTCTGGGAAAAAGATAATAAAGTAGCCCAGTCAACTTTCGATCATTCACCTCACCGCTTTGTTGAAAACTGGGACACTCCCATCCTCATCATTCACGGTGAAAGAGATTACCGTGTAGTTTATACGCAGGGAATGACCGCTTTTAATGCAGCCGTGCTGCGCGGCGTTCCGGCTGAATTCCTCTTTTTCCCCGATGAACACCATTTTGTGCTGAAACCACAAAATGCCATTCTATGGCAGCGCACTTTCTTCAACTGGCTTGATAAGTGGTTGAAATAGAATAATGATTTTTAGATCCTCTCAGGCAAATGATTTTATTTAGTCTCTACAAGAAAACTATCAATGTTGAAAATCAGAATTTACCCCATCCCTAAAGGGAGTTCTGATTTTCAACAGTTTGCTCCCTTTAGGGTTGGGGTAATCAAACTGTTGAAATCGAATATGTGGGTTTTCTTGCAGAGACTATTTAAATCTGTTTTGCAGATGTTGAGACACATTGAACTGATGCCTAGAAGAAATTCGGGGCATTTTTTTAGTAAGATTCTGAAGTTTCGCAGGTTTTTATATTGATGATAACATGTTGAATTATTGTGTTTTAGATTTGATTCTTAGCGTCTTAGAGCCTTCGTGGCAAAATTAAAAAGTGCCACTCACAAAGTGATGCCTTTGGCAAAAGTCACGAAGTCACAAAGTTTTTACTAAGATTGCTTTCATAAACGCGTTCGGCAAGGATCACTGAGAGAGTCTTGAAAACTATTTTATTTGAAACGTCTCTAAATATTGAATATTAACTTGCAATAAATCAACAAAATATGTTTTGCATTTAGAATCTGCTTGTTAATTTAATAACACCATACATGTAAATATCTATATATTTGCATTTTAAAAAATGAAAATCGAAGGCACTAAAGTGTCTATGGTTATTACTGAAAAAATTAATTTTGTTGCTATCAATAATTTAAGTTCATGCAAAATTTCAAACCTATCCTCACTTTTCTTTTTGCAGTGATCGCACCCCTGTTAATCATTACACTGGCTTTGCGCGAAACAATAACAGAACACGAATTGCTTAACCAGTTGCGTGAAGAGTACTCGCGTGAACATAAACTGGGTGTAGATCATTCAAAACATGCCATTCTTCAGCAGGATTTCACCAATCCCCACGAAATCACTGCAGCCTGCCTGTCGTGCCACACCGAGCGCGGTCAGGAAGTGCTGGGCAATGCACACTGGAACTGGGAACGCGAGGCGTACATTCCCGGACGGGGCGTGACCTACCTTGGAAAGAAAAACCTGATCAATAATTTTTGTACGGGGATTGCCAGCAACGAAGGAACCTGTAACCGATGCCACACCGGCTATGGCTGGCAGGATGAAACGTTTGATTTTACCAACGAGTTTAACATTGATTGCCTGATTTGTCACGACAATACCAATACCTACGAGAAAGAAAAAGGGGCCGCAGGCTACCCGGTTATGGGTCCGGATGGTCCTGATTTTCGGAAAATTGTCGGCAACGTGGGAAGGCCAAGCCGCTACAATTGTGGGTACTGCCATTTCCACAGTGCAGGCGGAAACAATGTGAAGCACGGCGACCTGGAAATGGCGCTGCTCACTGCCGACCGTAATGTTGATGTTCACATGGGAGTGGATGGATTCGACATGTCGTGCGTGGAATGCCACCCCGCCGAAAACCACCAGATGCTCGGCCGCTATTACGGCGTGTCATCATCCAATACCCAACGGGCTACCTGCGAGCAATGTCATACAGCCGTTCCGCACACCAACAGCAAACTCAACGAACATACAGTGAAGGTTGATTGCAGAACCTGCCATATTCCAACCTATGCCAAGGTGAACCCAACAAAAACCTACTGGGATTGGTCAACAGCCACCAAACGCAAGGATGGTAAACCTTACGAAGTGTTGGATTCAACCGGGAATGTAATGTATGCCTCAATCAAAGGTGACTTTCACTGGGAAAAAAATGCAGTTCCAGAGTACTACTGGTTCAACGGAACGGCAGACCATCATCTGATCAGCGATAAAATTGACATGAACAAATTGCCCCTGAAGATTAATACGCTGTTTGGTGAATATCACGATAAAGACTCCAAAATAGTTCCGATGAAAGTGCATCGCGGAAAGCAGCCTTACGACACTGAAAACCTGACAATTATCCAGCCTAAATTGTGGGACAAAGAAGAAAATAAAGGCGCATTGTGGATTGATCTTGACTGGGAGAGAGCGCTGGAAGAAGGGATGGAATATGTTGGAATGCCTTACAGCGGGAAACATGGATTCGTCGAAACCGAAATGTACCTGCCGGTCAGCCACATGGTTTCTACTTCGGATATGGCACTGAACTGTAAGGACTGCCACACGCGCAACGAAAGCCGGTTGGCCAACCTCACCGATTTTTACATGCCCGGCCGCGACCAAAACATTACACTCGACACCATCGGTAAATGGCTGATTCTTTTGTCGCTGTTGGGTGTGCTCGCTCATGGAGCAGCAAGAACATTCATTTCCAGAAAAAACAAAACTGCTTAATTTCAATAATTTACAACATGAGCAATACGAAATTGGTTTTAGTTTATCACGGCTTCGAAAGATTCTGGCACTGGACGCAATCATTTCTGATCATCTTTCTGGCCATCACCGGATTTGAAATTCACAGCAGCTATTCGATTTTTGGGTTTGAGGCAGCCGTTAACCTGCATAACAAAGCAGCCTGGGGGTTGATTATCCTTGTAATTTTTGCCATTTTCTGGCATATCACCACCGGAGAATGGAAACAGTACCTTCCTACAACCAAAAATCTGAAAGCACAGGTGGAATTTTATCTCACCGGAATTTTCCGTAATGCCCCCCACCCTACCAAAAAAACTGTAATCAGCAAGCTCAATCCTTTACAGCGACTGGTCTACCTCGGGCTAAAAATCTTAGTCATTCCTGTAATGGTATTGTCAGGTCTTGCCTACATGTTTTACCGGTACCCCCAGGCAGGCGCCATCAAATCTGCCAATATGCAGGATCTTGAGGTGATTGCTTTATTGCATACCTTCGGCGCTTTTGTGTTGGTAGCATTCGTGATTGTTCACCTATACCTCATTACAACCGGGCACACCATAACATCAAATCTGAATGCCATGGTCACCGGATGGGAAGAACTGGAAAGTGATGAAAATGAACCAAAAATTGACCATGAACCAAAAAATTAGGACCATGAAGTTTCAACATATCTCGATAAATAGCCTGGTTTTGCTTCTGCTGCTTTTTGTATTCGCAGCCTCTTGCAGCAGAAAGGCAACAGTTAACGAAGAGCTTGCTCCCTCAGATGAAAAGACTGCAATTCTTCTCGACTGGCTGGAGGCCAATGGAAATTATATCAACAGCGAAGCGATTCCCTCGCTGATTGATGCTGCCGATGTCTATGCAATGAGCGATCAGAATATCCTCGTTATTGACCTGAGAATGGAAGAAGATTACAACGAAGGACACATCGAACATTCGATCAATATTAGGCCTGCCAGAGTGCTTGACTTTTTCAAAAATTCGATTGATCCTCAGGGTTTCGAAAAAATTGTTTTTGTGACGAGCAACGGCTTTGTTGCCGGTTACGTGACATCAATTACGCGTATGCTGGGATTTGACAACACTTTTGCTTTGCGGTTTGGGTTGAGTAGCTGGGACAGGGCGATTGCCGAAAAATTCTGGTTGGCCAATATCAACGACAATTTCATTAATCAGCTCGATTTTGAGGCACATCCGAAGAACAAACATGGGAATTTACCGGCTTTGACATTAAGCGGAAACAGCGGCCTTGAACTCGCCTGGGAGAGAGCCGCTCAGCTACTCGAAAATTTTACCCCTGAATACTTAGTTACCGCCGAAGATGTTTTTGAGCATCACGACGATTATTACATCATCAATTACTGGCCGGAGGATAAGTACCTGAAAAACGGCCATATTCCCGGCGCAGTTCAATATGAGCCTGAAAATTCTTTTGGTAAAAATGGTGAGCTGACTACCATTCCAACCGATAAAACCGTGGTAGTTTATTGCTATTCAGGTCAACACAGCAATTTTATTGTTGCTTATCTTCACATGCTGGGATATGATGTGAAGTCGCTGGCTTACGGCGCCAATGGTTTCATCCACCAGGTGATGGCAGAAACAGAAGCAAAACCTACGCGAACCTTCACTGAAAAATTGATTCAAAATCTACCTTTGGTTAAAGGGGGCGTGGCGACTCCATCAGAAAATAAAGAAATTTCCACCGAAACCGTTAAAGTTGCCGGTGGCTGCTAACCTACTTTATACATTAAATTTAAACATCACATATTCAATTTATTATAGAGAAGTTAACCAATTCATTTTAATGAACATAACCAAATGAAAATGATTCTTATGAATAGTACTGGTTTAAATTTCAGGGGATTTCTCCCTTCAATCCCGCACGTGCGGGATTTTCGGTCGAAATGACAAAGACTTAGCAGGGCACTGGGAGAGTCAGAGCGGGCGCGAAGCGCCCGCTCTGACTCTCCCCCCCCAAACATTGATTCAATGTCATTTCGAATGACCGAAACGAAGTGAGGGAGTGAGAAATCTCCTTTGAAAGGAAAGCATAATTCGACGAAACTTAAAAATAAAATGGGCTAAACGATAAATATTTAACACGTTATGGATAAAATTCAAAAACCGTACATGAATCCCTACCTGGCAGGCTTCCTGCTGGGACTGGTGATGTTGTCCGCATTTTTTGTTACCGGGCGCGGCCTTGGCGCCAGTGGCGCAGCCAAAAGCGTTGTAATAACCACTGTTGGCAAACTTGCGTCTGAAAGCATTGCCGACAATCCTTTCTATGCTGACTTTTTCAGCGAAGGCCCCGGCCCGATGAAAAACTGGCTGGTCTATCTTACGCTGGGCGTGCTTGCCGGCGCTTTCTTTTCAGGCGCCATGTCAGGCAGGCTGGGATTCAAGGTGGATAAAGGACCAAGGATCTCGTCAGAAACAAGGTTGATTTTTGCCGCGGCAGGAGGACTGCTCTTTGGGCTTGGCGCTCAATTCGGACGAGGTTGCACCAGCGGCGCCGCACTGACCGGAATGACTATTCTCTCCACGGCAGGCTTTGTGACCATGATGGCCATCTTCGGAACCGGATATGTCATCGCTTATTTTTTCAGAAAATTATGGATCAGCTAACGAAAGGAAACTAAACATGGGACCATTAATTCCTCAAGGATTTGTTAACGCCGACCTCAACCTGTTCTTTGCCTTTGTCATCGGACTGGGATTTGGTTATGTGCTCGAACAGGCCGGTTTTTCCTCATCGCGCAAGCTGGCCGGCGTGTTTTATGGATATGACTTTGTAGTGCTGCGGGTATTTTTCACGGCAGCCATCACCGCCATGACCGGGCTGCTCTTTTTCAGCTACATGGGCTGGATTGATTATAACCTGCTTTACATCAATCCCACATTCCTCTGGTCGTCAATTGTGGGTGGCGTAATTATGGGATTTGGTTTTATCCTCGGCGGCTTTTGCCCGGGGACAAGCCTTACCGGCGCTGTGATCGGTAAAATTGACGCCATGGTGTTCATTGTTGGAATGTTTATCGGAATCTTCATTTTCGGTGAATTCTACGACGTTTTCGAACCCATTTACACCGGCTCGCCCCTCGGAAATATTTTTGTCTATGACTCGCTTGGCATGGGACGCGACTGGTTTGCCATGATGCTGATTGCTGTGGCTTTGTTTGCATTCGTGGCCACCCAATATATCGAAGATAGGGTGAATAAAACATCCGATATCGAAAAGAAAGCAAGACCATCGTATTGGATTCCTTCGTCAATAATCCTGTCTGCCGGACTGCTGCTGATTTTGCTGCCATCGCAACCACGTTCAAGCTGGCACGAAACTTCTCCCGAAAAGCTGCTGAAGATGATGAATAACGGAGAGCACCTGGTGAACATTGACGAAGTAGCCTACAGCCTGGTCAACGGAAAAGACAGGCCGGTTTTGCTGGTGGATGTCAGGAATCCTGAAGTATTTAATCAGTTCTCGCTGCCGGGCGCCATTAACATTCCACTTGAGCAGATTCTCGACCACAGGTACGACCCCATCCTCCGGTCATCAGAGCAAAAAGTAATACTTTACTCCAACTCAAACACCCTGGCAACCGAAGCCTGGCTCATTGCAACACGAGCCGGAATTAAAGACCTGAACGTTCTTTCCGGTGGATTGAACGGGTTTGTGCAGACGATTTTTAACGAGGAACATCTGGCTGACACGTATGATCTCAACATTTTGCAACAGGCAAGGTTCAGGGACAAAGTCAAAAACTATTTCCTGTCGGGCAAAGCAGCGCCTGAAACAAAATCTGCAGTTACACCGGTAATCAAAATTGTTGATATTGAAAAACCTGCAAAAGGTGGATGTTAAACTTAAAAATAATTGAATATGAACACAATACAGGCAAATATTTTGAAAAACGCTGCCATCCTCTTTGCAGCCGTTGCCCTCATTACCATGTTGGTACAATGGATTGCTGCGCCGGACTACAAAGCTGAAAATACGGCCGTTCTGACTGCGATTACCGGCGATGACCAGAAAATACTTCCAATGCAGTTGGATGAGATGATCCGTGCAGGAAAACTAACTGAGTTCACTTTGGTTGATCTCCGGGAATCGCAGGATTTTAACCGTGGAACGTTACCGGGCGCCATCAATATTCCATTCGGCACGCTGCTTGAAAAGAGTTCTTTGCGTCAGATGAAGAAACCGGGGAAACCTGTGATCCTCTTTTCCGGTGATGAAGCCGAAGCCGCCGCTGCTTCCCTGCTCCTGATTTCAAAGGGTTTTGACGACGTTCAGGTACTCGCCAATGATTATACCTATATCAAAAACAATGTTGTGGAGAAGTTTCAACCTGCCTCGGCCTTTAACCAAAGCGAAAAAGCCCGATACGACTACCAGCGCTTCTTCCGTTCCGGCGGTGGCGCCGAAGCTGCTCCCGCCCGCACCCGGCCCAAAATCATCCAGACCGGGATTGTGAAAACCAAAGGAGGGTGCTGAGAGAGCAATAAACGGTTGTTCCGATTTTTGGTGATGATTGGACAGCAAAAATCTCATGCTGCGTCTCAAAAAAAAACATGCTAAGAGAAATTTTTTTTCTTGCTAAGAGAAATTTTAAAAGTATGTATGCTTTTTTAAAAAGATGCTAATGCTTTTTTTGGGAGACGCTAATACATTTTTTGGGTGGTAACAATTGAAACCATTGCACAATTAACTTTACCGCCTGCTTTTCTTTATTCATCATTGTTTTGCTGTTTTTTAGTCTTTTTCGGTTTTGCTTTTGTAAACAGGTCTGCTGTGTACTTTTCGTAAAGTTCAAACAGATAAACCATTCTGTTGGCTTCGCTTGTAAATGGTTGCGGGCGGTAGGCCA is a window from the Bacteroidales bacterium genome containing:
- a CDS encoding S9 family peptidase, which gives rise to MKKFQWLVLLTIIISINACQQAGEKTKADKIIEKPLLNLTSDRVTPEVLWAFGRLSDPQVSPDGQSILYGVTYYSIEENKGNRELYTINVDGSGLKRITTSPKSEFNAVWRPDGEKIGYLSSESGSVQLWEMNPDGTGNKQISDIADGISGFKYSPDQTKIVYAKELPIENKFKDLYEGLPQASGKLNDDLMYRHWDSWVETYSHVFVADYDGNKVWNDKDILEGEPYDSPQKPFGGMEEINWSPDSKMIAYTCKKLSGKAYSLSTNSDIYLYNIEKGQTTNTTEGMMGYDLVPIFSPDGKYLAWQSMERDGYESDQSRLFIINLETGEKKFATKTLDLDVRSFEWTPASDGIHFICDVQGTMQIYHYSMGDGNIRKITDGLHDITSATLAGNVLIGEKQTMALPAELFAFDPMTGEERQITFTNKELLDTLVMGKTEGRWMTTHDGEQMLTWIIYPPNFDPNKKYPALLYCKGGPQGPLSQNFHYRWNYQIMAANDYIIVAPNRRGVSGFGQAWQEQISRDYHGKSMQDYLTAIDEMAKEPFIDPNRLGAIGASAGGHAVYYLAGNHNGRFKAFIAHDGIFNKEAQYLETEEMWFANWDMGGPFWEKDNKVAQSTFDHSPHRFVENWDTPILIIHGERDYRVVYTQGMTAFNAAVLRGVPAEFLFFPDEHHFVLKPQNAILWQRTFFNWLDKWLK
- a CDS encoding tetrathionate reductase family octaheme c-type cytochrome, translated to MQNFKPILTFLFAVIAPLLIITLALRETITEHELLNQLREEYSREHKLGVDHSKHAILQQDFTNPHEITAACLSCHTERGQEVLGNAHWNWEREAYIPGRGVTYLGKKNLINNFCTGIASNEGTCNRCHTGYGWQDETFDFTNEFNIDCLICHDNTNTYEKEKGAAGYPVMGPDGPDFRKIVGNVGRPSRYNCGYCHFHSAGGNNVKHGDLEMALLTADRNVDVHMGVDGFDMSCVECHPAENHQMLGRYYGVSSSNTQRATCEQCHTAVPHTNSKLNEHTVKVDCRTCHIPTYAKVNPTKTYWDWSTATKRKDGKPYEVLDSTGNVMYASIKGDFHWEKNAVPEYYWFNGTADHHLISDKIDMNKLPLKINTLFGEYHDKDSKIVPMKVHRGKQPYDTENLTIIQPKLWDKEENKGALWIDLDWERALEEGMEYVGMPYSGKHGFVETEMYLPVSHMVSTSDMALNCKDCHTRNESRLANLTDFYMPGRDQNITLDTIGKWLILLSLLGVLAHGAARTFISRKNKTA
- a CDS encoding cytochrome b/b6 domain-containing protein; the encoded protein is MSNTKLVLVYHGFERFWHWTQSFLIIFLAITGFEIHSSYSIFGFEAAVNLHNKAAWGLIILVIFAIFWHITTGEWKQYLPTTKNLKAQVEFYLTGIFRNAPHPTKKTVISKLNPLQRLVYLGLKILVIPVMVLSGLAYMFYRYPQAGAIKSANMQDLEVIALLHTFGAFVLVAFVIVHLYLITTGHTITSNLNAMVTGWEELESDENEPKIDHEPKN
- a CDS encoding rhodanese-like domain-containing protein, with protein sequence MKFQHISINSLVLLLLLFVFAASCSRKATVNEELAPSDEKTAILLDWLEANGNYINSEAIPSLIDAADVYAMSDQNILVIDLRMEEDYNEGHIEHSINIRPARVLDFFKNSIDPQGFEKIVFVTSNGFVAGYVTSITRMLGFDNTFALRFGLSSWDRAIAEKFWLANINDNFINQLDFEAHPKNKHGNLPALTLSGNSGLELAWERAAQLLENFTPEYLVTAEDVFEHHDDYYIINYWPEDKYLKNGHIPGAVQYEPENSFGKNGELTTIPTDKTVVVYCYSGQHSNFIVAYLHMLGYDVKSLAYGANGFIHQVMAETEAKPTRTFTEKLIQNLPLVKGGVATPSENKEISTETVKVAGGC
- a CDS encoding YeeE/YedE family protein, with translation MDKIQKPYMNPYLAGFLLGLVMLSAFFVTGRGLGASGAAKSVVITTVGKLASESIADNPFYADFFSEGPGPMKNWLVYLTLGVLAGAFFSGAMSGRLGFKVDKGPRISSETRLIFAAAGGLLFGLGAQFGRGCTSGAALTGMTILSTAGFVTMMAIFGTGYVIAYFFRKLWIS
- a CDS encoding YeeE/YedE family protein yields the protein MGPLIPQGFVNADLNLFFAFVIGLGFGYVLEQAGFSSSRKLAGVFYGYDFVVLRVFFTAAITAMTGLLFFSYMGWIDYNLLYINPTFLWSSIVGGVIMGFGFILGGFCPGTSLTGAVIGKIDAMVFIVGMFIGIFIFGEFYDVFEPIYTGSPLGNIFVYDSLGMGRDWFAMMLIAVALFAFVATQYIEDRVNKTSDIEKKARPSYWIPSSIILSAGLLLILLPSQPRSSWHETSPEKLLKMMNNGEHLVNIDEVAYSLVNGKDRPVLLVDVRNPEVFNQFSLPGAINIPLEQILDHRYDPILRSSEQKVILYSNSNTLATEAWLIATRAGIKDLNVLSGGLNGFVQTIFNEEHLADTYDLNILQQARFRDKVKNYFLSGKAAPETKSAVTPVIKIVDIEKPAKGGC
- a CDS encoding rhodanese-like domain-containing protein, which codes for MNTIQANILKNAAILFAAVALITMLVQWIAAPDYKAENTAVLTAITGDDQKILPMQLDEMIRAGKLTEFTLVDLRESQDFNRGTLPGAINIPFGTLLEKSSLRQMKKPGKPVILFSGDEAEAAAASLLLISKGFDDVQVLANDYTYIKNNVVEKFQPASAFNQSEKARYDYQRFFRSGGGAEAAPARTRPKIIQTGIVKTKGGC